One region of Triticum aestivum cultivar Chinese Spring chromosome 6B, IWGSC CS RefSeq v2.1, whole genome shotgun sequence genomic DNA includes:
- the LOC123133895 gene encoding uncharacterized protein, giving the protein MTEPPFLPRERLFKQQQYFQSLSKHTHLKGRYDAITSVGIPLALAASSLFMIGRGVYNMSHGIGKKE; this is encoded by the exons ATGACGGAACCACCATTTTTGCCACGTGAGAGGCTTTTTAAGCAGCAGCAGTATTTCCAGAGCTTGAGCAAGCACACTCACCTGAAAGGGCGTTACGATGCGATCACCTCCGTCGGCATCCCCCTTGCGCTTGCTGCATCGAGCCTATTCATGATT GGCCGTGGTGTCTACAACATGTCTCACGGAATTGGGAAAAAGGAGTGA
- the LOC123133896 gene encoding CRIB domain-containing protein RIC10-like — translation MAVKMKGIFKGLRIFSHMFAQKEHEMEIGFPTDVKHVAHIGLGTSDTSPSWMNEFKSSEDLSAGSLSTAEQSRQTSWTSTDFEPARSMLPTEINFPDRPAQESSSCPPRGPRKARRKKTRTSSPTSSARSSSSRSRASFATAFDDFNESQRGLRVV, via the exons ATGGCGGTAAAGATGAAAGGAATCTTCAAAGGGCTGAGGATATTCTCGCACATGTTTG CTCAAAAGGAGCATGAGATGGAAATTGGGTTCCCTACAGATGTAAAACATGTGGCTCACATAGGGTTGGGCACCAGTGACACATCTCCAAGCTGG ATGAATGAGTTCAAGTCATCAGAAGATTTATCTGCAGGCTCTCTGAGCACAGCTGAGCAGTCAAGACAGACTTCTTGGACCTCTACAG ACTTTGAGCCAGCAAGATCTATGCTGCCAACTGAGATTAATTTCCCAGACAGACCTGCACAGGAGTCCTCCTCCTGCCCCCCAAGAGGCCCCAGgaaggcaaggaggaagaagaccaggaCATCGTCACCCACCTCCTCTGCAAGATCATCTTCCTCGAGGTCGAGGGCCTCCTTCGCGACGGCGTTCGACGATTTCAACGAGTCGCAAAGAGGGCTTCGGGTCGTGTAA